One part of the Clarias gariepinus isolate MV-2021 ecotype Netherlands chromosome 24, CGAR_prim_01v2, whole genome shotgun sequence genome encodes these proteins:
- the atf5a gene encoding uncharacterized protein atf5a: protein MMAMSAPIWKALLGCPADPLTLSHPQANHSQLERRRGEGPEESQHLIGDGLSDWMTEEVDFSSYLPTPHSSPSPNASLPPSPLQHDIQVPSDLEVMTSLLQEELAQLEDYFLSDPLPEKVSKLGKCDKGPPPVGPSSYYQLPYASYSASSQSESSPLLVTLATGELDLLSLCGGPIGRSKMPRHTPYGCSRPSANVCSRKRVSDGVKASEGYENGIWSSKGNTSGNSAVTLNGSYSCVEDERVVGKGYCLGSAVEIRRCAILPKEEKNCRYSDEAIGISKVVSSGYGFGGPVQIPHKKDEMMMYGVREVSMNGMDGSGEMEMMSENKASVGDVVKANIPWKTESNEGCYLQGRTHDEAYHNFLGTINEPVKAEGIEMHRQHSEYQCSFLDGQGPECLNGDRHGHDMGAHCPRGVCALKEEPCILKPDLDVSPIENNQGERKQKKRDQNKTAAHRYRQRKRAELDSLEEQLHGLEGRNRELRDKAESVEREIQYVKDLLIEVYKARSQRLKQEASA from the exons ATGATGGCAATGTCAGCGCCCATATGGAAGGCTCTACTTGGATGCCCGGCAGAccccctcactctctctcacccaCAGGCTAACCACAGCCAATTGGAGAGGCGCAGAGGGGAGGGGCCAGAGGAGAGCCAGCACTTAATTG GTGATGGTCTCAGTGACTGGATGACGGAAGAAGTGGATTTCTCCTCGTACCTCCCAACCCCTCACTCCTCTCCCTCCCCCAATGCATCCCTTCCCCCTTCGCCCCTCCAGCATGACATCCAGGTGCCCTCTGATTTGGAGGTCATGACATCTCTGCTGCAGGAAGAGCTTGCGCAGCTGGAGGATTACTTCCTGTCTGACCCGCTCCCAGAGAAAGTCTCCAAACTGGGCAAATGCGACAAGGGGCCACCACCAGTGGGCCCCTCATCATACTACCAGTTGCCCTATGCATCATATTCTGCttctagccaatcagaatcTAGCCCCCTACTTGTTACCCTAGCAACTGGGGAACTAGACCTGCTGAGCCTTTGTGGGGGACCCATTGGCCGATCAAAGATGCCTAGACACACCCCTTACGGTTGTAGCCGTCCCAGTGCCAACGTTTGCAGCCGCAAGAGAGTTTCTGATGGGGTGAAAGCGAGTGAAGGCTATGAGAATGGCATCTGGAGTTCCAAAGGAAATACCTCAGGTAACTCAGCTGTTACACTTAATGGTAGCTACAGCTGTGTGGAGGATGAACGGGTGGTGGGCAAAGGGTACTGCTTGGGTAGCGCGGTGGAGATCCGAAGATGCGCCATTTTACCCAAAGAAGAAAAGAACTGCCGCTACTCAGATGAAGCTATCGGTATAAGCAAAGTTGTTAGCAGCGGCTATGGTTTTGGCGGACCTGTTCAAATCCCACACAAAAAAGATGAGATGATGATGTATGGTGTCAGAGAAGTCTCAATGAATGGAATGGATGGAAGTGGAGAGATGGAGATGATGAGTGAAAACAAAGCATCTGTTGGTGATGTGGTCAAGGCTAACATACCCTGGAAGACCGAGTCCAATGAAGGGTGCTATCTTCAAGGTAGAACTCACGATGAGGCCTACCACAACTTCCTAGGGACCATCAATGAGCCAGTAAAAGCAGAAGGGATCGAGATGCATCGTCAACATAGCGAATATCAGTGCAGCTTTCTAGATGGTCAAGGCCCTGAGTGTTTGAATGGAGACAGACATGGACACGACATGGGTGCTCATTGCCCCAGAGGTGTCTGCGCATTGAAGGAAGAGCCCTGCATTTTAAAACCAGACCTGGATGTCTCCCCAATTGAAAACAATCAAGGCGAACGTAAACAGAAGAAGAGGGATCAGAACAAGACTGCAGCTCACAG GTATCGTCAAAGGAAGAGAGCAGAGCTGGACTCATTGGAGGAGCAGCTTCATGGTCTGGAGGGAAGAAACCGCGAACTTCGGGACAAGGCCGAATCGGTGGAGCGAGAGATCCAGTACGTGAAAGACCTTCTGATTGAGGTGTACAAGGCCCGCAGTCAACGCCTAAAACAAGAGGCCAGCGCCTGA